Below is a genomic region from Anoplolepis gracilipes chromosome 1, ASM4749672v1, whole genome shotgun sequence.
ACAAGACTTCAAAGGAATGTTGGATCATGTCATATCGAGGtatgtttgtaaaaaatatttctaaaatacaaaatatataaattataagatataaaatatttaaatatacatagaaataaaCGATATTTGACTATGTACGATATTCATGATTTATGTACAATgatgtattttgtataattatttaaaatgtttaatgtgTATATCCTCTTAAATATCTTATCATATTTCTAAGTGCACTAAATTGATCAATGAATCAatgattaacttttattaactcCTGTTCGAAATTATTGgatttgtgtttatttttttatcattcttttttttgtcttgAAAGACGTGTTGATGCtacatttgatattttcttacCAATATAAGTCAATTACTTATACtgatctataataataaatatactgatctatatcattattaattaaaagtaattcaaattgtttatacatattagtgctctttaatattcataattttatgatgTTCATTagttgtattattttctagatTGCCACATGAACGTCAGATTTTGTTGTATTCAGCTACATTTCCTCTGACTGTGAAACAATTTATGGAGAAACACTTGAGAGATCCATATGAGATTAATTTAATGGAAGAATTGACTTTAAAAGGCGTAACACAATATTACGCTTTTGTACAGGAACGACAAAAAGTTCACTGCCTTAACACGTTATTCTCGAAGGTgagacattaaatatttgatttaatttaatcccATATCAAtactttagatatttataaatgtattatatttatagttgcAAATAACGCAAAGCATAATCTTCTGCAATTCAACGCAACGCGTAGAATTATTGGCTAAGAAAATAACAGATCTTGGATATTGCTGTTATTACATACACGCGAAAATGGCGCAGGCGCACCGCAATCGCGTGTTTCATGATTTCCGTGCAGGATTATGCCGAAATCTCGTAAGTTGATTGATATCTATGACaacaattttacttataagtatatatatatatgtatatatatatatatgtatatgtgtatgtgtatgtatatgtatgtatgtatgtatgtatgtatgtatgtatgtatgtatgtatgtatgtatgtatgtatgtatgtatgtatgtatgtatgtatgtatgtatgtatgtatgtatgtatgtatgtatgtatgtatgtatgtatgtatgtatgtatgtatgtatgtatgtatgtatgtatgtatgtatgtatgtatgtatgtatgtatgtatgtatgtatgtatgtatgtatgtatgtatgtatgtatgtatgtatgtatgtatgtatgtatgtatgtatgtatgtatgtatgtatgtatgtatgtatgtatgtatgtatgtatgtatgtatgtatgtatgtatgtatgtatgtatgtatgtatgtatgtatgtatgtatgtatgtatgtatgtatgtatgtatgtatgtatgtatgtatgtatgtatgtatgtatgtatgtatgtatgtatacatataaataaatatacatatatatgtatgtatacttataaatatgcatattatatatgtatatatagatatatgtatgtatatttatttatttattatttaatttatctgtaACAATGATGCTCAAATTTGAGATTTGATTATCAAATGCAAACTTTTTTTGCAGGTGAGCAGTGATCTATTTACCCGCGGTATTGATGTTCAAGCCGTGAATGTCGTAATTAATTTCGACTTTCCGAAAATGGCAGAGACATATCTGCATAGAATCGGCCGATCTGGAAGATTTGGCCACTTAGGTATAGCAATTAACCTAATCACGTACGAGGATCGCTTCAACTTACATCGTATCGAACAAGAGCTTGGAACAGAAATTAAACCTATCCCCAAGGTGATAGATCCTAGTTTGTATGTAGCGAAACCAGAAGACAATAATAGTATGGAAGAAGGTAATGTGTCCAAGTAGTTTCGATACTCCGTTGCAAAATAAAGCTTTACAAAGCGCTCAAAAAGTTTTAAGTGAGAAGAATGTGTGATTGTGACTCATTTATGTAAGGCATACATTGTTATGCTTCAAACTCAATGGAAAGAGTGAACTCAGTTTGAAAGTGAAATTTGTCACAGTGAAGGGGTGTCTAACAGTGTATTAAAGACAAAACAGTGCTGCAAAACGATTTAAATAAAGGAGTGCTCTGTACAAACAGAAATTGAAAACTTCAATTATCATTGTACTAAACAAGAAAAGAATGAAAGtttacttgtaaataaaacatactAAGCATGCGTAATAAGTGAGCTGAGTGCTTGAAGTGTCGAGCGAATGTTGGTGTGAGAGTCattctttgtatataaatacatttaaatgtaCATAAGCTAAAGCAAATCAGAGTCAAGCCATTATCAAGATGCacaatatgtaaacaaatatgtgAATAACGTAATAATCAATCATtgcattttatcataattgtaaatattacatgCGGATACACACATCGTTTtaatagaagatttttatacAACAGCTTCATTCTTccagtatttcttttttttttttttttttttttttttttttttttttttttgcttctgtTTTCATCTAACACAATGAAGGAAAAGGGTATGTATAATTTAGTGAAAAGAAATTGGCCAATCTCACTGAGTGCAGCATACTATAAATCTATATGCTCATTACTTTTGTACtgttgtgcatatatatacatataaattgcccttagactttaataaaatcttatacacatataaattgcTCTTAgcaatctaataataaaatttggaatattaaatatcagttGTAATATTTGATCATGGCTTGATTTTGCTATCTGTCAATATTGTCATACAACTCTGAAATTCAAATCACTTGTCAATGTTAAaacaatctttcttttttttttttcctatcttTAATCTCACTTTTTTGCTTTGATTACtagattttcttttctttttcttgttttttttctttttttttaatgcaattagattttctttttacagtaCCGTGATTGAGAATCAGAGGTTGTACAATTGactagttttatataattattttttataaacaactGGCTGGTGGACTCCATTAAACAAAGGTTCTGATGCTGATAACGTATATATTCAATCACAGTCTACGTTTGATCATGCAACAGCATTCTATTGAGACTGAGgtttaacagaaaaaaaaattgcaaggaTTAATTACTGAAATTATACAGTGAATAATACAAAGTAGGGGACGAATGTAGATGCATGAAACTAAATATACACGCTAAATCATGCAATGTAAGAATAGGGCGCACTATTACATTATATCtcttataaaagataattaccaaatttatattattggtAATATCGACTAAAATCTCCAAAAATTTCCTTcggaattttttattctttctctattGAGcactttatttaaacatttataacattgttttggcttaatattattaaacattcttTCACTTTGTAACAAATTTTGaattgatttgaatttttctattGAATTTAAACTCActtcttaatttcactcagctcacttgatatatttaatacctcttacaagagtaaaaaaaaacaaagtcttatctttttcttgtttagtataataattaaagttttcaaTTTGTCTGCACAAagcatttctttatttaaaagtttattctaTGAAAAAAGGTTTCTTTCACTCAatacaaatttcatttttgaaCTGATTTCATTAGgttgaaacaataaatattttatataaataaatcataataccACACATTCTcacttaaaactttttaaggATTATATCTTCATGGATATGTTTGGAGATTCTATGTCGAGGTTCTATGCGCCCTATCTTTACATTGCAATACGATTTAGCGTGTATTTATAGCTTCATATATCTACATTTGCTCTATATTTCACATAGACTTCTATATAAAACTTCTACATGTGACTGcggaatataaataatatataagtaattaatctctgcaatttctttgttttctcTTGATCTCTTGGATAAATACGTGCAGGGAAATATGCAggcatatgaaaa
It encodes:
- the Me31b gene encoding ATP-dependent RNA helicase me31b; this encodes MMIETHINSNHMLNSGLSNKSEIDKMDDVGWKAKLKIPPKDKRIKTSDVTDTRGNEFEEFCLKRELLMGIFEKGWEKPSPIQEASIPIALSGKDILARAKNGTGKTGAYSIPVLEQVDPRREVIQALVIVPTRELALQTSQICIELAKHMDIKVMVTTGGTNLRDDIMRIYQKVQVIIATPGRILDLMDKNVANMEHCKILVLDEADKLLSQDFKGMLDHVISRLPHERQILLYSATFPLTVKQFMEKHLRDPYEINLMEELTLKGVTQYYAFVQERQKVHCLNTLFSKLQITQSIIFCNSTQRVELLAKKITDLGYCCYYIHAKMAQAHRNRVFHDFRAGLCRNLVSSDLFTRGIDVQAVNVVINFDFPKMAETYLHRIGRSGRFGHLGIAINLITYEDRFNLHRIEQELGTEIKPIPKVIDPSLYVAKPEDNNSMEEGNVSK